The Euphorbia lathyris chromosome 3, ddEupLath1.1, whole genome shotgun sequence genome contains a region encoding:
- the LOC136222204 gene encoding serine/threonine-protein kinase ATR isoform X2, whose amino-acid sequence MLWRSGLAYVKLLWKACFDLARVIGSVVDNDIVPHEKIIQSIAAILSEDKEGLPLFRNLVYDSSIAGCLSVLYSSCPDDVVKLTAADLMNVFSRSMWRTKSEELKVALCNAYVRIARICPPHIWRPESLMHLLCSPEPCSSLIHCLNVTLSVLGPEKVGGMVMNSCSVDLATTYDALVEDLRVGEKRHIQGVDIANVKRQRVNADCVASNTNALEENKHTDVLTFEKEDDQLAEYMHASLLSFLELLKPSPKPDSLRPDVSLSALSMLSISFCRYPLTNMALGIFQQMHSWIPWLCEQAKQGSSFKFDISIYLEGIHSILLLQSTISTGGTLFKLEGDNADLVHMVLKLPWTHSSMVSGPHPPWKAKCTSIKVLSKLGSSLNPESVLEVLDLGLHDEAEEVRLETMISMPFIVMWSGLGALAQMFRRLEFLRKEEHDRVKKIIPFTIGILSCLYGFYSSLHGPDKGECKLFLDISYEKHSQTVDYLLQGFWCSKCDKSIVHNHEVRSKVIQMPNMSSVQVSPNCDPFHLQSLLFELLYDNSLEEVQVNCVRIIRRILIHGTADILIRTRFEWARCIEFLLLNPKKSVREAFCTQISFFLDDLILGYLFLERDSSNKGKKINFLDIVKSAVVVAEDPQVLETLLESIAQIMIAVDISSDIFFNSLMLLVDQLDSPHMTVRMNASRLIKKSCFFHLKGGFELILSKVVHIRSELFEYLTMSLTSRPKMVREFAEAVFDISMDKLVEKMIPVVLPKLVVSHQYNDKAVPILSELAECVKSNRTDLIVNLLPNVLAFALHRADRKDLLSTLQFYHDQVGSNNQEIFAAALPGLLDELVCFLDGRDLNEISQRLLRVPEMIKEIARVLTGAEDLPCFLRDHFFGLLNSIDRKMLHSEESSIQEQALQRIKMLIEMMGSQLSTYVPKLMVLLMHAIDKESLQSEGLSVLHFFLMQLGNKSPSSTKYLVSQVFAALIPILERYKENPFTHLNKVVVILEELVLKNKIILKQHICEFPPLPSIPALAEVNEAIEEARGSMTFKDQMRDIVSGLNHENLNVRYMVACELSKLLNTRREDITALITGEVVVDMDVLSSLITSLLRGCAEESRTSVGHWLKLVCADCLGALGSVDPAKVKGFACQRFKIECSDDDLIFELIQKHLARAFRAALDTEVQDSAALAIQKLLKVAGCEASLHENVLASASQTRKEKNTENASGMDSRGQRLWARFSNYVKEIIAPCLTSRFQLLQVTDSTSTGPIYCPSMSFRRWIYNWIKKLIVHATGSRASIFNACQGIVRYDMQIAVYLLPYLVLNAVCHGTTEARLGIADEILTVLAASDNSTAACHGIHGGQSEVCTQAVFTLLDNLGQWVDDCEQELALSESYQSSVSKRQASGSKGQSLISSTEQEQLLRQCKYVSELLNAVPKPTLARASYSCQAYARSLMYFESHVRENSGSFNPAADRSGIFEDKDVSYLMEIYSCLDEPDGLFGLAYLRKSLSLQDQLLINKKAGNWAEVLTLCEQALQMEPTSLHRHSDVLNCLLNMCHLQTMVTHVDGLVSRIPQDKKTWCMQGVQAAWRLGNWDMMDEYLRGANEEDLVCNGSESNAWFDMNVAKILQAMMEKDKKDKISVAERITLSKNALIAPLAAAGMDSYMRAYPFILKLHLLRELEDFNNCLGEESFLEKKFQQDDVQFMKMMDNWDYRLRLTQPSLWAREPLLAFRRLVFGASGLGAQVGNCWLQYAKLCRLAGHYETANRAILEAQASGAPNVHMEKAKLLWSTRRSDGAIAELQQALLHMPEKVVGSSVRSLVSSLSLVPQNLQPPLCDTQTSNENQDVAKSLLLYTRWIHYTGQKQKEDVITLYSRVREMQPKWDKGFFYLAKYCDEVLVDARKRQEDNSELNSRTVPLASSAVSLSSSEKYWWYNVPDVLLYYAKGLHKGHKNLFQALPRLLTLWFDFGSIYHRSGSLPNDDMKRVHGKVMSIMRGCLKDLPTYQWLTVLPQLVSRVCHQNEEIVKLVKCIITSVLRQYPQQALWIMAAVSKSTVRSRREAAAAILQEAKKGFSQGNSGNNLFVQFASLIDHLIKLCFHPGQPKSRTINISTEFSSLKRMMPLGIIMPIQQSLTVSLPTYNVSVTDSLTSDIFSSSDVPTISGISDEAEILSSLQRPKKVVLLGSDGIERPFLCKPKDDLRKDARMMEFNAMINRLLSKYPESRRRKLYIRTFAVIPLTEDCGMVEWVPHTRGLRHILQDIYITCGKFDRQKTNPQLKRIYDQCKGKVPEEEMLKNKILPMFPPVFHKWFLTTFSEPAAWFRARVAYAHTTSVWSMVGHIVGLGDRHGENILFDSTTGDCVHVDFSCLFDKGLQLDKPELVPFRLTQNMIDGLGITGYEGIFLRVCEITLSLLRTHRETLMSVLETFIHDPLVEWTKTHKSSGIEVQNPHAQRAINNIEARLQGIVVGVGAAPSLPLAVEGQARRLIAEAVSHKNLGKMYIWWMPWF is encoded by the exons ATGCTATGGAGATCCGGACTTGCATATG TTAAACTTTTGTGGAAGGCATGTTTTGACTTGGCACGCGTAATTGGATCAGTGGTAGATAATGACATTGTTCCCCATGAGAAGATAATCCAGTCAATAGCTGCAATACTAAGTGAGGACAAAGAAGGTCTTCCATTATTCAG AAACTTGGTGTATGATTCCTCAATAGCTGGTTGCCTCTCGGTGCTGTACTCTAGTTGTCCTGATGATGTCGTTAAACTAACAGCTGCTGACCTCATGAATGTTTTCTCTCGGTCAATGTGGAGAACCAAAAGTGAAGAGCTTAAG GTGGCTTTGTGCAATGCCTATGTGCGAATTGCTAGAATTTGTCCCCCCCATATTTGGAGGCCCGAGTCTTTGATGCATCTGCTTTGTTCTCCAGAACCCTGCTCTTCATTGATCCATTGCCTTAATGTAACTCTCTCAGTCCTAGGTCCTGAGAAAGTTGGAGGGATGGTGATGAATAGTTGTAGTGTTGACTTAGCTACAACTTATGATGCATTAGTtgaggatttgagagttggagAAAAGAGGCATATTCAGGGTGTGGATATTGCAAATGTTAAACGCCAAAGGGTTAATGCTGATTGTGTGGCTTCTAATACCAATGCTCTGGAGGAGAATAAACATACTGATGTGCTTACTTTTGAAAAAGAAGATGATCAACTTGCAGAATATATGCATGCATCTCTTCTTTCATTTCTGGAACTTCTAAAACCTTCTCCTAAACCTGATTCTTTAAGACCAGATGTTTCATTATCAGCTCTTAGCATGCTTAGTATTTCTTTTTGTAGATACCCATTGACCAATATGGCACTCGGCATCTTCCAGCAGATGCATTCATGGATCCCATGGCTCTGTGAACAA GCAAAACAAGGAAGTTCATTTAAATTTGATATTTCTATCTACCTGGAAGGCATTCACAGCATTTTGCTTTTGCAAA GCACTATTTCCACAGGAGGAACGCTTTTCAAACTGGAGGGGGATAATGCAGATCTTGTGCACATGGTCCTAAAGCTTCCATGGACTCATTCCTCAATGGTCAGTGGACCACATCCTCCGTGGAAAGCAAAATGTACCTCTATCAAAGTTCTGTCCAAGCTGGGCTCTAGTTTAAATCCTGAAAGTGTTCTGGAAGTCCTGGATTTGGGTCTTCATGATGAAGCTGAAGAAGTTAGACTTGAAACTATGATTTCTATGCCATTCATTGTTATGTGGTCCGGTCTTGGTGCTCTTGCACAGATGTTTAGAAGACTAGA GTTCTTGAGGAAGGAGGAGCATGATAGGGTTAAGAAAATAATTCCCTTTACTATCGGCATTCTGTCATGCTTATATGGCTTTTATAGCAGTCTTCATGGTCCAGATAAAGGTGAATgcaaattatttttagatatcaGCTATGAGAAACATAGTCAGACAGTGGATTACCTGCTGCAGGGATTCTGGTGCTCAAAGTGTGACAAAAGCATTGTGCATAATCATGAGGTACGGTCTAAAGTAATACAGATGCCTAATATGTCAAGTGTACAAGTTTCTCCAAATTGTGACCCCTTTCATCTTCAGTCCCTACTTTTTGAACTTCTTTATGACAATTCTTTGGAAGAAGTTCAAGTTAATTGCGTGAGAATTATTCGGCGTATCCTCATACATGGCACTGCTGATATTTTGATTAGGACGAGATTTGAATGGGCGAGATGTATTGAGTTTTTATtactcaatccaaagaagtccGTCAGAGAGGCATTTTGCACTCAGATCAGTTTCTTTCTTGATGACCTGATACTGGGTTATTTATTTTTGGAGAGGGATTCTTCAAATAAaggtaaaaaaattaactttctggATATAGTCAAAAGTGCTGTGGTGGTAGCTGAGGATCCACAAGTATTGGAGACTCTTCTGGAATCTATAGCACAGATAATGATTGCTGTTGATATCTCCAGTGatattttcttcaattctcTCATGCTGTTGGTTGACCAACTTGATAGTCCACATATGACTGTAAGGATGAATGCATCGAGGCTAATTAAAAAGTCTTGCTTTTTCCATCTTAAAGGAGGGTTTGAGCTAATCCTTTCAAAAGTTGTTCATATCCGAAGTGAACTCTTTGAGTATCTGACTATGAGCCTCACAAGTCGTCCAAAAATGGTCAGAGAGTTTGCAGAAGCTGTATTTGACATTTCAATGGATAAGCTTGTTGAAAAAATGATCCCTGTTGTTCTTCCAAAGCTTGTGGTGTCTCATCAATATAATGACAAAGCAGTTCCTATACTATCTGAGTTAGCCGAGTGCGTAAAAAGTAATAGGACAGACTTGATAGTTAATTTGCTACCCAATGTGCTAGCTTTTGCCCTCCACCGTGCAGATAGGAAGGATTTGCTCTCTACTTTGCAATTTTACCATGATCAGGTTGGTTCCAACAACCAAGAAATTTTTGCAGCAGCACTGCCTGGGCTTTTAGATGAACTTGTATGCTTTCTGGATGGTCGTGATTTAAATGAGATAAGCCAAAG GTTATTAAGAGTTCCTGAGATGATAAAAGAAATTGCCAGAGTTCTGACAGGTGCGGAAGATCTTCCATGCTTTTTGAGGGATCATTTTTTTGGTCTCCTTAACAGTATTGATAGAAAGATGCTGCACTCAGAAGAATCTTCGATACAGGAACAAGCTTTGCAGCGAATTAAGATGCTGATCGAAATGATGGGCTCTCAGCTTAGCACCTATGTCCCAAAACTCATGGTTCTTCTCATGCATGCTATTGATAAAGAATCACTGCAGAGTGAGGGTCTGTCTGTGTTGCATTTTTTCCTCATGCAATTGGGAAACAAATCACCTTCTAGCACTAAATATTTAGTTTCACAAGTTTTTGCTGCACTTATTCCTATCTTGGAAAGATATAAAGAAAATCCTTTTACGCACTTAAACAAAGTTGTGGTAATTTTAGAAGAACTTGTGTTAAAGAACAAAATTATTTTGAAGCAGCATATCTGTGAGTTCCCTCCATTACCTAGTATACCAGCACTGGCAGAAGTAAATGAAGCTATTGAGGAAGCACGAGGTTCAATGACTTTTAAGGATCAAATGCGAGATATTGTTAGTGGTTTGAACCATGAGAATTTGAATGTGAGATATATGGTGGCATGTGAGTTGAGTAAGTTACTGAATACGAGAAGGGAAGATATTACGGCTCTGATTACAGGAGAAGTTGTTGTGGACATGGATGTTTTGAGCTCTTTGATAACATCTTTACTGAGAGGATGTGCAGAAGAATCAAGGACAAGCGTGGGACACTGGTTGAAGCTGGTTTGTGCTGATTGTCTTGGAGCATTAGGTTCTGTTGATCCAGCAAAGGTGAAGGGTTTTGCATGCCAGCGCTTTAAAATTGAATGTTCAGATGATGATCTTATATTTGAGTTGATCCAGAAACATCTGGCTAGGGCTTTTAGAGCTGCGCTTGATACTGAAGTTCAAGACTCAGCAGCATTGGCAATACAAAAGCTTCTAAAGGTTGCAGGCTGTGAGGCATCACTGCATGAGAATGTTCTTGCTTCTGCATCACAAACACGGAAGGAGAAAAATACTGAAAATGCTAGTGGGATGGATAGTAGGGGTCAAAGATTGTGGGCCCGGTTCTCAAACTATGTGAAAGAAATAATAGCCCCTTGCTTAACCTCTAGATTTCAGCTACTACAAGTGACTGATTCTACATCAACTGGCCCAATTTACTGCCCCTCTATGTCATTCAGAAGATGGATCTATAATTGGATAAAAAAGCTGATTGTTCATGCAACTGGATCTCGTGCAAGCATATTTAATGCTTGTCAAGGTATAGTGCGTTATGATATGCAAATAGCAGTTTATCTACTGCCTTATTTAGTGTTAAATGCTGTTTGTCATGGTACTACGGAAGCTCGTCTTGGCATAGCGGATGAAATCCTAACTGTTCTTGCAGCTTCAGATAATAGTACTGCTGCATGTCATGGTATTCATGGTGGCCAAAGTGAAGTTTGCACTCAAGCTGTGTTTACTCTCCTTGATAATCTTGGCCAATGGGTGGATGATTGTGAGCAAGAATTAGCTCTGTCCGAATCTTACCAATCATCAGTTTCTAAGAGGCAAGCTTCTGGGTCAAAAGGTCAAAGTTTAATTTCTTCTACTGAGCAGGAGCAACTGCTTAGACAATGTAAATATGTTTCAGAGCTTTTGAATGCAGTTCCGAAGCCAACCCTTGCTAGAGCCTCTTATAGTTGTCAGGCTTATGCAAGATCTTTGATGTACTTTGAGTCTCATGTGAGAGAAAATTCAGGCTCATTTAATCCTGCAGCTGACAGAAGCGGCATTTTCGAGGATAAAGATGTATCCTATCTGATGGAAATATACAGCTGCCTTGATGAACCTGATGGCCTTTTTGGCTTGGCATATTTACGTAAATCATTGAGCTTACAGGACCAACTCTTAATAAACAAAAAGGCAGGAAACTGGGCTGAAGTATTAACACTTTGTGAGCAGGCTTTGCAGATGGAGCCTACTTCACTTCATAGGCATTCGGATGTCCTTAACTGTTTGCTGAATATGTGCCATCTTCAGACCATGGTCACTCATGTGGATGGTTTAGTTTCTAGGATTCCTCAGGACAAGAAAACATGGTGTATGCAAGGTGTGCAGGCAGCATGGAGACTTGGCAACTGGGACATGATGGATGAGTACCTTAGGGGGGCTAATGAAGAAGATTTAGTATGTAACGGCTCAGAGAGTAATGCGTGGTTTGATATGAATGTTGCAAAGATTCTCCAAGCTATGATGGAAAAGGataaaaaggataaaatttCAGTTGCTGAGAGGATTACACTATCTAAAAACGCTCTGATTGCTCCTCTTGCTGCTGCAGGGATGGACTCTTACATGCGGGCGTACCCATTTATTTTGAAACTTCACTTGCTAAGGGAGTTGGAGGACTTCAACAATTGTCTTGGTGAAGAATCTTTCTTGGAGAAAAAGTTTCAACAGGATGATGTTCAATTCATGAAAATGATGGATAACTGGGATTACCGGCTCAGACTTACACAACCATCACTCTGGGCAAGAGAACCACTTCTAGCTTTCCGGAGATTGGTATTTGGTGCTAGTGGCCTTGGTGCACAAGTTGGGAATTGCTGGCTTCAATATGCAAAACTCTGTCGCTTGGCTGGTCATTATGAAACTGCAAACCGAGCAATTTTAGAGGCTCAGGCTTCAGGTGCACCTAATGTTCACATGGAAAAGGCCAAGCTTCTGTGGAGTACAAGGAGATCAGATGGTGCTATTGCGGAATTGCAACAAGCTCTCCTGCACATGCCAGAGAAGGTTGTAGGTTCTTCCGTAAGGTCATTAgtttcatctctttcattgGTTCCACAGAATCTTCAACCTCCACTATGCGATACACAAACTTCGAATGAGAATCAAGATGTTGCTAAGAGTCTTCTGCTATATACCAGATGGATTCATTACACTGGACAAAAGCAAAAGGAAGATGTTATAACACTCTATTCCAGGGTGAGAGAAATGCAGCCAAAATGGGACAAAGGATTTTTCTATTTAGCCAAGTATTGTGACGAGGTACTTGTTGATGCCAGGAAACGTCAGGAAGACAATTCTGAACTAAATTCTAGAACAGTGCCATTGGCTTCTTCAGCTGTTTCCCTTTCCAGTTCTGAGAAGTATTGGTGGTATAATGTACCTGATGTGCTACTATACTATGCTAAGGGGCTTCATAAGGGTCACAAGAATCTCTTCCAAGCTCTTCCAAGGCTGCTAACCTTATGGTTTGACTTTGGAAGCATTTATCATAGATCTGGCTCATTACCCAATGATGACATGAAAAGGGTCCATGGAAAG GTAATGAGTATTATGAGGGGCTGTTTGAAGGATTTGCCAACATATCAGTGGCTAACTGTGTTGCCTCAGTTGGTCTCTAGAGTGTGCCACCAAAATGAAGAGATTGTTAAATTGGTCAAATGCATTATCACCTCCGTGCTTAGGCAATACCCTCAACAAGCATTGTGGATTATGGCAGCTGTTTCAAAGTCTACAGTCCGTTCAAGACGGGAGGCAGCTGCAGCGATACTACAAGAGGCTAAAAAGGGATTTAGCCAAGGAAACAGTGGCAACAATTTGTTTGTTCAGTTTGCAAGCCTGATTGATCATCTGATTAAGTTGTGTTTCCACCCAGGCCAGCCAAAGTCGCGGACAATCAATATCTCAACTGAATTCAGCTCCTTGAAACGGATGATGCCACTGGGAATAATTATGCCAATCCAACAATCTCTCACTGTTAGTCTACCAACCTATAATGTCAGCGTCACTGACTCACTTACCTCTGACATATTTTCTTCCTCAGATGTTCCAACAATTTCAGGAATTTCTGACGAAGCTGAGATTCTTTCATCTCTTCAACGGCCTAAGAAA GTTGTTCTGTTGGGTAGTGATGGTATCGAGCGCCCATTTCTCTGCAAACCCAAGGACGATCTTAGAAAAGATGCCCGTATGATGGAGTTCAATGCAATGATAAACCGCTTGTTGTCGAAATATCCTGAAAGCCGCCGAAGGAAACTCTACATTCGGACATTTGCAGTAATTCCTCTCACAGAAGATTGTGGTATGGTAGAATGGGTGCCTCACACTCGTGGACTTCGGCATATTCTCCAAGACATATATATAACTTGTGGAAAATTCGACCGCCAGAAGACTAATCCTCAACTTAAAAGGATTTATGATCAATGCAAAGGTAAAGTGCCAGAAGAAGAGATGTTAAAGAACAAGATCCTACCAATGTTTCCTCCAGTTTTCCACAAATGGTTTCTGACCACTTTTTCTGAGCCTGCTGCTTGGTTTAGAGCTCGGGTTGCTTATGCTCATACTACTTCAGTTTGGTCAATGGTTGGGCATATAGTGGGGCTAGGAGACAGACATGGTGAGAACATTCTCTTTGACTCCACTACAGGCGATTGTGTTCATGTAGATTTCAGTTGCTTATTTGACAAAGGTTTGCAATTGGACAAGCCTGAGCTGGTGCCATTTAGGCTGACCCAG AACATGATCGATGGTTTGGGCATTACTGGGTATGAGGGCATCTTCTTACGAGTGTGTGAAATCACACTTTCACTTCTGAGAACTCACAGGGAGACTTTGATGAGTGTTCTTGAAACTTTCATTCATGACCCTCTGGTGGAGTGGACAAAAACTCATAAATCCAGTGGGATTGAAGTTCAGAATCCTCATGCGCAG AGAGCGATTAATAACATTGAAGCAAGATTGCAAGGCATTGTTGTTGGTGTTGGAGCAGCACCCTCTTTGCCTCTAGCTGTAGAAGGTCAAGCACGTCGTTTAATTGCCGAGGCAGTATCACACAAGAATCTTGGGAAGATGTATATATGGTGGATGCCATGGTTctag